From the Lolium rigidum isolate FL_2022 chromosome 2, APGP_CSIRO_Lrig_0.1, whole genome shotgun sequence genome, one window contains:
- the LOC124692288 gene encoding GSH-induced LITAF domain protein-like, with product MATKASTTAGEEPALGIPYNPTEVQGRYYYAPDPYAAGMPPSNAIYAGVPKGVPLQQTMFRDTPAPFHCQSCGEAAVSSVRSKLSLASVVACMMPFMMGVCFLCPSMDCLWHKYHYCPSCGEKAAEFKKDDPCLVVDPTRWTEPSFAVPA from the exons ATGGCGACCAAGGCTTCCACGACTGCCGGCGAAGAGCCAGCGCTGGGCATCCCGTACAACCCGACGGAGGTCCAGGGTCGCTACTACTACGCGCCAGACCCCTACGCGGCGGGGATGCCGCCATCGAACGCGATATACGCCGGCGTGCCCAAGGGGGTTCCCCTGCAGCAGACCATGTTCCGCGACACGCCTGCCCCGTTCCACTGCCAGTCCTGCGGCGAAGCTGCTGTCTCCTCCGTCCG GTCGAAGCTGAGTCTTGCATCAGTTGTGGCTTGCATGATGCCATTCATGATGGGTGTCTGCTTCCTGTGCCCTTCAATGGATTGCCTTTGGCACAAATATCACTACTGCCCTAGCTGCGGAGAAAAG GCAGCTGAGTTCAAGAAGGATGATCCGTGCCTTGTTGTTGATCCAACTCGCTGGACTGAGCCGAGCTTTGCTGTACCTGCGTAG